The Spirochaeta lutea genome segment CAGGGACAGGAAATAGTATGAAATGGAATTTAATTTTTTCATGTAAAAAGATATCTGATATATTCTCTAGTTGTTTAGAAAAGTATCTTTTTGCAATATCAACATGCAGTTCTTTTATATTTCTTCTATATTCTTCGGTTAAAACAGACTCGGTTTTTGTAATAGAACACTCATAAAGAAGAAGAATAGGGACATGGATTAACTCTTTAATTGTATCAATGGAATTTTGATAAGATAATACAGCTTTGACTTTCTCAGCAATATTATCACCTATTATATAGCTAATATCAGAAACGCCCGAAATGATACTACATTCTTTCTTGAGTTTATCAGTTCTTAATGAATTTTTTACTGATTCGACAATTCTTGAAAGTCTTGAATTATCTACTGAATTATAGAATTTTGCTTCTCCAAACCAAAGACTAAATTCTTCATTATCTTCAATAACAATATGAACACTATCTGAACCCTTTGCATAGTCCTGTGTATTTTGTTTATAAAATATCTTTGGTACAACAGGAAGAGCTTTATAATGATCCTTCATTAATGCATAAAGCAATATTTCAGCAAGTTCACTACCTTCACCTGTTGCATCATCCTTATCAGAAAGTCGAAGGTTTTTTGCAGCAGCCGTTAGCAGAGATTGATTTACTAACGCTTCTCTTTCTTTATAGTTGAGT includes the following:
- a CDS encoding HamA C-terminal domain-containing protein, producing the protein MLFEVLLNNQVRNIAPYFELRLIENDHLLSIINDFEDGKWRYKKFQNYIWDNIAETTLNYKEREALVNQSLLTAAAKNLRLSDKDDATGEGSELAEILLYALMKDHYKALPVVPKIFYKQNTQDYAKGSDSVHIVIEDNEEFSLWFGEAKFYNSVDNSRLSRIVESVKNSLRTDKLKKECSIISGVSDISYIIGDNIAEKVKAVLSYQNSIDTIKELIHVPILLLYECSITKTESVLTEEYRRNIKELHVDIAKRYFSKQLENISDIFLHEKIKFHFILFPVPDKENIVSKFIENVEFYRGD